A single Marinilabiliales bacterium DNA region contains:
- a CDS encoding glycyl-radical enzyme activating protein, with translation MTNGLVFDIRRYSVHDGPGIRTTVFFKGCPMKCTWCHNPEGISPEQQEITRTRRLNGKSKNYQDAVGRLMTPAEVMADVIKDQIFYEESGGGVTFSGGEPLMQYEFLMSLLLLCRGRGLHTAVDTSGHAPPDQFNRVAENTDLMLYDLKTADAGKHSSFTGQDNSLIIANLEALDGAGPRVIIRIPLIPDFNCTVKDMEGLRDLISATEARVARIDLLPWHRLGNEKYKKLGMVPPATTEKVTDGEQTNMLKEVFTRSGYNVKIGG, from the coding sequence ATGACAAATGGTCTTGTATTCGATATACGCAGATACTCGGTGCATGACGGGCCGGGCATCCGGACAACCGTCTTTTTCAAGGGCTGTCCCATGAAATGTACCTGGTGCCACAACCCGGAAGGCATCTCTCCGGAACAGCAGGAGATCACGCGGACCCGCCGGTTAAACGGTAAAAGTAAAAATTACCAGGATGCGGTCGGACGCCTGATGACCCCCGCAGAGGTGATGGCCGATGTGATCAAAGACCAGATATTCTATGAAGAGAGCGGCGGGGGTGTTACATTCTCGGGAGGAGAACCTCTGATGCAGTATGAATTCCTTATGAGTCTGCTGTTATTATGCAGGGGTAGGGGACTCCATACGGCGGTCGACACTTCCGGTCATGCTCCGCCTGATCAGTTCAACAGGGTGGCTGAAAACACCGACCTCATGCTTTATGACCTCAAAACAGCCGATGCCGGCAAGCACAGCTCCTTTACCGGACAGGACAACAGTCTTATCATTGCGAACCTTGAGGCTCTTGACGGTGCAGGACCCCGGGTAATTATCCGCATCCCACTGATACCGGACTTCAACTGTACAGTTAAGGATATGGAGGGGCTGCGTGACCTGATCTCTGCAACAGAGGCCAGGGTTGCCAGGATCGACCTTCTGCCCTGGCACCGGCTGGGCAATGAAAAATACAAAAAGCTCGGAATGGTACCGCCGGCCACTACGGAAAAGGTGACAGACGGAGAGCAGACCAACATGTTGAAGGAGGTTTTTACCCGAAGCGGTTACAATGTGAAAATC